The Actinocatenispora sera genome has a window encoding:
- a CDS encoding universal stress protein, with product MHEQSRYELGTDGPRVMVVGIDGSPTSLRAAAYATGMARRQGSRLVFVYVVGYSAVSGLAAGFVGPLTEAYGQVADELQHEVVDLVNARGVEATLQVRRGDPYTEVSRAADEEQADAVVVGASMQAGHKLIGSLAGRLVRASRWPVTVVP from the coding sequence GTGCACGAACAATCGCGCTATGAGCTCGGTACCGACGGACCGCGGGTGATGGTCGTCGGCATCGACGGATCCCCCACCTCGCTGCGGGCCGCGGCGTACGCGACCGGGATGGCCCGCCGGCAGGGTTCCCGGCTGGTCTTCGTCTACGTCGTCGGCTATTCCGCGGTCTCCGGCCTCGCCGCCGGCTTCGTCGGCCCGCTCACCGAGGCGTACGGGCAGGTGGCCGACGAGCTGCAGCACGAGGTGGTCGACCTGGTCAACGCCCGCGGCGTCGAGGCGACCCTCCAGGTGCGGCGCGGCGACCCGTACACCGAGGTCAGCCGCGCCGCCGACGAGGAACAGGCGGACGCGGTCGTCGTCGGCGCGTCGATGCAGGCCGGCCACAAGCTGATCGGTTCCCTCGCCGGCCGGCTGGTGCGCGCCAGCCGCTGGCCGGTCACCGTCGTACCGTGA